In Solobacterium moorei, a single genomic region encodes these proteins:
- a CDS encoding F0F1 ATP synthase subunit A: MTIQSDVYVIILITIVLAIAMILLSKKINKVDPLEKPKGIVVPIVLATEAVYKTVRTNVGKKVADKLTPYILALWFYIFVSNTISLFGLSSPTANFSVTITLSFLTWLMIQAAELKYGGFKAYMHAFLEPIAPMLPMNIIGKFSTMLSMALRLFGNITCGSIMMSLVYMGTANLSNALAGLVGIQGTVFNFMAPIIAPALHMYFDLFAGFIQTLVFVTLTIVLLGNDIPEEEKN, from the coding sequence ATGACAATACAATCGGACGTATATGTAATCATCCTGATTACAATCGTCCTAGCAATCGCTATGATATTATTGTCAAAGAAAATTAATAAGGTAGATCCATTAGAAAAACCAAAAGGTATCGTCGTACCAATTGTACTCGCAACGGAAGCGGTATATAAAACAGTACGTACAAATGTAGGTAAGAAAGTAGCGGATAAATTAACGCCATATATCTTAGCATTATGGTTCTACATCTTTGTTAGTAATACAATTTCGCTATTTGGATTAAGTTCACCGACGGCTAACTTCAGTGTAACTATTACATTATCATTCCTAACCTGGTTGATGATTCAGGCTGCGGAATTAAAATACGGTGGCTTTAAGGCCTACATGCATGCATTCTTAGAACCGATAGCACCGATGTTGCCGATGAATATCATCGGTAAGTTTTCAACAATGTTATCTATGGCATTACGTCTATTCGGTAATATTACTTGTGGTTCTATTATGATGTCCCTTGTATATATGGGGACAGCAAATCTATCAAATGCTTTAGCTGGACTTGTTGGTATCCAAGGAACAGTATTTAATTTCATGGCACCAATAATTGCACCAGCACTACACATGTATTTCGATTTATTTGCGGGTTTTATTCAAACATTGGTATTTGTCACTTTGACAATCGTACTTTTAGGAAACGATATTCCTGAAGAAGAAAAAAATTAA
- a CDS encoding ATP synthase subunit C — protein sequence MEKGLIAIGAGIAVFTGFLTGLGEGTVAAHACDAIGKNPEAESKIRSTMILGIALSETCAIYGLLVSILLIFVY from the coding sequence ATGGAAAAGGGTTTAATCGCAATTGGTGCAGGTATCGCAGTATTTACAGGTTTCTTAACAGGTTTAGGTGAAGGTACAGTAGCTGCTCACGCATGTGACGCTATCGGTAAGAATCCAGAAGCAGAATCAAAGATTCGTTCCACAATGATTTTGGGTATCGCTTTATCTGAAACTTGTGCTATTTACGGTTTGTTAGTTTCTATTCTTCTTATTTTCGTATACTAA
- a CDS encoding ATP synthase F0 subunit B has protein sequence MEVNIVEQLFPNGLTVLTQLCSTLVLFLVAKHFLWASVKKFLDARADKMQEELALSQKAKEEAFADRKAALEQLNTASTKSEEIVSAAIQQAKQEKKHILAQADKEATAVKQRAQEQIEAERREMYASMKKEMVDVAFSAAGKLIGEHEGEKVDRQAIDAFVKEAVGDGE, from the coding sequence ATGGAAGTCAATATTGTAGAACAGTTATTTCCAAATGGTTTGACAGTGCTGACTCAACTTTGTAGTACACTCGTTTTATTTCTGGTTGCAAAACATTTTTTATGGGCATCTGTAAAGAAATTTCTAGATGCTAGAGCAGATAAGATGCAGGAAGAGCTTGCATTGAGTCAAAAAGCAAAAGAAGAAGCCTTTGCAGATCGCAAGGCTGCATTAGAGCAGTTGAATACTGCATCTACAAAATCGGAAGAAATCGTAAGTGCTGCAATTCAGCAGGCAAAGCAAGAAAAGAAACATATCCTTGCACAGGCTGATAAAGAAGCTACCGCTGTAAAACAGCGAGCACAAGAACAGATCGAAGCAGAACGCAGAGAGATGTACGCATCCATGAAGAAAGAAATGGTTGATGTCGCATTCAGTGCTGCCGGTAAGTTAATTGGCGAACACGAAGGCGAAAAAGTCGACCGTCAGGCAATTGATGCGTTCGTAAAGGAAGCGGTTGGCGATGGTGAATGA
- a CDS encoding F0F1 ATP synthase subunit delta: MVNEIAERYGQGLFELATENNTIREKKEQCESLLKILRENNEVELFLRAVKITKEEKKNFITNVFGKVVDRDILNLLKLLVDRGRVTYINEILRKFETLANEELGIVKAVVHSARKLSQEDLNRIQEALIQKTKKTVTIENYIDPQIIAGIKVTVGNNVTDITTKTKIERMKNAILKGGQA; this comes from the coding sequence ATGGTGAATGAGATAGCTGAACGCTATGGACAAGGACTGTTCGAGCTAGCAACTGAAAATAACACAATACGCGAAAAGAAAGAACAATGCGAATCATTGTTAAAAATCTTAAGAGAAAACAATGAAGTTGAACTGTTTTTGCGTGCAGTAAAAATAACAAAAGAAGAAAAGAAGAACTTTATAACAAATGTATTTGGTAAAGTTGTTGATCGAGATATTTTAAATCTACTGAAATTACTTGTTGATCGTGGAAGAGTCACATATATCAATGAAATTCTACGCAAGTTTGAAACACTCGCAAATGAGGAACTAGGTATCGTCAAAGCAGTCGTTCATTCAGCGCGTAAATTAAGTCAAGAAGACTTAAATAGAATTCAAGAAGCACTCATTCAAAAGACAAAGAAGACAGTTACAATTGAAAACTATATCGATCCACAAATTATCGCAGGTATCAAAGTAACCGTCGGCAACAACGTTACAGATATCACAACAAAAACAAAAATTGAACGCATGAAGAATGCGATATTGAAAGGAGGACAGGCATGA
- the atpA gene encoding F0F1 ATP synthase subunit alpha has product MSQIRPEEISSLIKDQIKNYEQKIQSDDVGYVISVGDGIAMVQGIDKAMSSELLEFPHGVMGMVLNLEEDHIGAVLLGHDTLIREGDEVKRTGRIVEVPVGDALLGRVVNALGEAVDGGELIVSVKSRPIERVAPGVMTRKSVYQPLMTGLKVIDSMIPIGKGQRELIIGDRETGKTAIAIDAIINQKGKNVNCIYVAIGQKESTVARLVQKLRESDAMAYTTIVNAGASASAPLQYIAPYAGCAIGEEWMEQGKDVLIVYDDLSKHAVAYRTMSLLLRRPPGREAYPGDVFYLHSRLLERAAKLSDTLGGGSLTALPIIETQAGDISAYIPTNVISITDGQIFLQTDLFAAGVRPAVDSGLSVSRVGSNAQTKAMKSVSSTLKLDLAQYHEMLSFSQFGSDLDPVTKKILSHGAKLTELLKQGQYQPLSMTEQVLSLFAAKNGYLDRVEIEDIASFEKSIHRYFKENAKDVCDRIETEAVINDELRSKITEVMDKVIEQYVLVKGVN; this is encoded by the coding sequence ATGAGTCAAATCAGACCAGAGGAAATTAGTTCTTTGATCAAAGATCAAATTAAAAACTATGAACAAAAGATTCAGTCCGATGATGTCGGCTACGTTATTAGCGTCGGCGATGGAATTGCCATGGTCCAGGGCATCGATAAAGCAATGTCCTCAGAACTTTTAGAATTCCCTCATGGTGTTATGGGAATGGTATTGAACTTAGAAGAAGACCATATCGGTGCCGTATTACTAGGTCATGATACTTTGATTCGCGAAGGCGATGAAGTAAAACGTACAGGTAGAATCGTTGAAGTACCAGTAGGTGACGCATTACTTGGAAGAGTTGTAAATGCGCTTGGTGAAGCAGTCGATGGTGGTGAACTTATCGTTAGTGTAAAGTCACGTCCAATCGAAAGAGTAGCGCCAGGTGTTATGACTAGAAAATCTGTATATCAGCCATTAATGACTGGTTTAAAGGTAATCGACTCAATGATTCCAATTGGTAAGGGTCAGCGTGAATTAATTATCGGTGATCGTGAAACAGGTAAGACTGCAATCGCAATCGACGCAATCATCAACCAAAAAGGAAAGAATGTAAACTGTATTTATGTCGCTATCGGGCAAAAGGAAAGTACAGTTGCACGTTTGGTACAGAAGTTACGTGAAAGTGATGCGATGGCATACACAACAATCGTTAATGCAGGTGCTTCCGCAAGTGCTCCATTACAATACATTGCGCCATATGCAGGCTGTGCAATTGGTGAAGAATGGATGGAACAAGGTAAAGATGTATTAATTGTGTACGATGACTTGTCAAAACACGCAGTTGCGTATCGTACAATGTCCCTATTATTAAGAAGACCACCAGGACGTGAAGCGTATCCAGGTGATGTATTCTACTTACATAGTAGGTTACTTGAAAGAGCTGCGAAATTATCTGACACCTTAGGTGGGGGATCTTTGACGGCACTTCCAATTATCGAAACACAGGCTGGAGATATCTCAGCATATATCCCAACAAATGTTATTTCGATTACAGATGGACAGATTTTCTTGCAGACCGACCTATTCGCAGCGGGTGTAAGACCAGCCGTAGACTCCGGTCTATCGGTATCCCGTGTAGGTTCTAACGCCCAGACGAAGGCAATGAAGAGCGTATCTTCAACACTGAAATTAGACTTAGCACAATACCATGAAATGTTGTCATTTTCACAATTTGGTTCCGATCTTGATCCAGTCACAAAGAAGATTTTGAGCCATGGTGCCAAATTAACAGAGCTTCTCAAGCAAGGACAATACCAACCATTATCCATGACAGAACAAGTATTATCCTTGTTCGCTGCGAAGAATGGTTATTTAGACCGTGTTGAAATCGAAGATATCGCAAGCTTTGAAAAGAGTATCCATAGATACTTCAAAGAAAATGCAAAAGACGTATGCGATCGAATCGAAACAGAAGCAGTCATCAATGATGAATTACGTTCTAAGATTACGGAAGTGATGGATAAAGTAATCGAACAATACGTACTTGTTAAAGGGGTAAACTAA
- the atpG gene encoding ATP synthase F1 subunit gamma — protein sequence MAQSRQALRSRIKSVNSTKKITKAMEMIANAKLLKQRKKMEANREYAQRLQDTVNDIVANNQDVESKYLVHNRNPHTMTIIFCSDLGLCGGYNQNIFKLAREALDPADPIFLIGTAIHHQLKEAGFNIINEEQISSDKISFADLKKCIEGAVERYRAGEVGKVQLLYTRFVNTMTFTPEFDVLLPCMIPSVEKKEKVGEHQETLFEPDPASILDSLIPMMITDVTYSDWMESTTAEQGSRRVAMKAASDNADELSTTLKLEYNKARQAAITQEITEIVGGSSAV from the coding sequence ATGGCACAATCCAGACAGGCTTTGCGTAGCAGAATTAAGTCTGTCAACTCCACCAAAAAGATCACAAAAGCGATGGAGATGATTGCCAACGCAAAGCTTCTAAAACAAAGAAAAAAGATGGAAGCTAACCGTGAGTATGCACAACGTTTACAAGATACAGTCAATGATATTGTCGCAAACAATCAAGACGTTGAAAGCAAGTATCTTGTGCATAATCGGAACCCACATACAATGACGATTATCTTCTGTTCTGATTTAGGCTTGTGTGGTGGATACAACCAGAATATCTTCAAGCTAGCAAGAGAAGCATTAGATCCTGCTGACCCAATATTTTTAATTGGAACTGCAATCCATCATCAGCTCAAAGAAGCAGGATTTAATATCATCAATGAGGAACAAATCTCTTCAGATAAAATCTCATTTGCGGATTTAAAGAAATGTATTGAAGGTGCTGTAGAACGTTATCGGGCAGGTGAAGTTGGTAAAGTACAACTCTTATACACAAGATTTGTAAATACGATGACATTTACGCCTGAGTTTGATGTGTTACTACCGTGTATGATTCCATCCGTCGAAAAGAAAGAAAAAGTTGGAGAACATCAAGAAACACTATTCGAACCAGATCCAGCGTCCATTTTGGATAGCTTGATTCCGATGATGATTACCGACGTAACTTATTCTGATTGGATGGAATCTACAACCGCAGAACAAGGAAGCCGTCGTGTAGCAATGAAGGCAGCTTCAGATAACGCAGATGAGTTAAGCACAACGTTGAAACTCGAATATAATAAGGCAAGACAGGCCGCAATTACCCAGGAAATAACGGAAATTGTTGGTGGCTCAAGTGCCGTATAG
- the atpD gene encoding F0F1 ATP synthase subunit beta gives MSVTGKIVQVIGPVIDIRFDPEHLPSINNAIKVKIDDQTSMTAEVAQHIGDDVVRCIAMSSTDGLVRGMECTDTGAPIEVPVGDEVLGRMFNVLGEPIDGLGEVSAKHKLPIHRDAPTFAQQQTTSEILETGIKVIDLLCPYSKGGKIGLFGGAGVGKTVLMQELIHNIAIEHGGRSVVAGVGERTREGNDMYHEMEESGVLKNTVLTYGQMNESPGARMRVALSALTMAEYFRDEEHQDVLLFIDNIFRFTQAGSEVSALLGRMPSAVGYQPTLATEMGRLQERITSTDKGSITSVQAIYVPADDLTDPAPATTFSHLDARLVLDRSIAALGIYPAVDPLGSSSRMLDPLVIGDEHYEVARQVQQILQRYRELQDIIAILGMEELGEEDKKIVARARRVRNFLSQPFSVAEQFSGIPGIYVPVADTVRSFKEILEGKYDDLPEAAFLSVGTIEDVVKKAESLK, from the coding sequence ATGAGTGTTACAGGAAAAATTGTACAGGTCATTGGACCGGTCATTGATATTCGCTTTGACCCGGAACACTTACCTTCCATCAATAACGCAATTAAAGTAAAAATTGACGATCAGACATCAATGACCGCAGAAGTAGCACAACACATCGGAGACGATGTTGTTCGCTGCATTGCGATGTCATCTACAGATGGACTTGTTCGTGGCATGGAATGTACAGATACAGGGGCACCAATCGAAGTACCAGTTGGTGATGAAGTATTAGGACGTATGTTTAATGTACTTGGTGAGCCAATTGATGGATTAGGTGAGGTAAGCGCAAAACACAAATTACCAATTCATAGAGACGCTCCAACATTTGCACAACAACAGACAACCAGTGAAATTCTAGAAACAGGTATCAAGGTTATTGACTTACTCTGTCCTTATTCCAAGGGTGGTAAGATTGGTCTGTTCGGTGGTGCCGGTGTAGGTAAGACAGTCTTGATGCAGGAATTAATCCACAATATCGCAATCGAACATGGTGGACGTTCCGTTGTTGCGGGTGTCGGTGAACGTACGCGTGAAGGTAACGACATGTACCATGAAATGGAAGAATCTGGTGTATTAAAGAACACAGTTCTTACATATGGACAGATGAATGAATCACCAGGTGCGAGAATGCGTGTAGCACTATCCGCCCTAACAATGGCTGAATACTTCCGTGATGAAGAACATCAAGACGTATTGTTATTTATCGATAACATCTTCCGTTTCACCCAGGCGGGTTCTGAAGTATCCGCACTACTTGGCCGTATGCCATCTGCAGTAGGATACCAGCCAACCCTTGCAACAGAAATGGGTAGATTACAAGAGAGAATCACATCAACAGATAAGGGTTCTATTACATCCGTACAGGCAATTTACGTGCCTGCCGATGACTTAACAGACCCAGCTCCAGCGACAACATTCTCACACTTGGATGCACGTCTCGTATTAGACCGTTCCATCGCTGCGTTAGGTATCTATCCAGCGGTTGACCCATTGGGATCCTCTTCACGTATGTTAGATCCACTAGTCATTGGTGATGAACATTACGAGGTGGCTCGTCAAGTACAGCAGATCCTACAAAGATATCGTGAACTTCAAGATATTATCGCAATCTTGGGTATGGAAGAATTAGGCGAAGAAGACAAGAAGATTGTCGCAAGAGCACGTCGTGTTCGCAACTTCCTATCACAACCATTCTCCGTTGCGGAACAGTTCTCAGGAATTCCAGGTATTTATGTGCCGGTCGCTGATACAGTCAGAAGCTTCAAAGAAATTCTTGAAGGAAAATACGATGATTTACCGGAAGCTGCATTCCTAAGCGTTGGAACAATCGAAGATGTTGTTAAGAAGGCAGAGTCACTGAAATGA
- the atpC gene encoding ATP synthase F1 subunit epsilon, translating to MSMIHCRIVTPHGVYKELDTSILNIETQDGQRGILPEHMPIVTMLRIGKMTTVESGKRMEYAVTGGLFYFRDNSAEIMVDAIENKDEIDVERAIAAKIRAEQRLQSNDKNVDQVRAEIALKKALNRLNVKG from the coding sequence ATGAGTATGATTCATTGTCGCATCGTAACACCGCACGGTGTATATAAAGAGTTAGATACATCCATCCTCAACATTGAAACACAGGATGGACAAAGAGGTATCTTACCTGAACATATGCCAATTGTGACGATGTTGCGAATTGGTAAGATGACAACAGTTGAATCCGGTAAACGAATGGAATATGCGGTGACTGGGGGATTATTCTACTTTAGAGATAACAGCGCAGAAATCATGGTCGATGCAATCGAAAATAAAGATGAAATCGATGTCGAACGTGCAATCGCTGCGAAGATCCGTGCAGAACAACGTCTACAGTCAAATGATAAGAACGTCGATCAAGTTCGTGCAGAAATCGCATTAAAGAAAGCACTGAACAGATTAAATGTCAAAGGATAA
- a CDS encoding GNAT family N-acetyltransferase: protein MKNNIIHKLRKDTWKGTLLPVEYTSKEYYDVNMQRIDDGFQISIQKKKFMKPFMHSLEDCEYPDKLYEDWWEDAEAFGITEDNKLLAAIEICPESWTNRLIITELFVDEKLRGQGYGKKLLDIAKKITVEKNYRTLILETQSSNINAVDFYLHAGFTLIGFDSCCYTNTDLERKEIRLNMGWFPIKTK, encoded by the coding sequence ATGAAAAACAATATCATTCATAAATTAAGGAAAGATACATGGAAAGGAACACTGCTACCAGTTGAATACACATCGAAAGAATACTACGATGTGAATATGCAAAGGATAGATGATGGTTTTCAGATTTCAATTCAAAAGAAAAAATTTATGAAACCCTTTATGCACAGTTTAGAGGACTGCGAATATCCTGATAAGCTTTACGAAGACTGGTGGGAAGATGCGGAAGCCTTTGGTATTACAGAAGATAACAAATTACTTGCAGCAATTGAAATTTGTCCGGAGAGTTGGACAAATCGGTTGATTATTACAGAACTATTTGTTGATGAGAAGTTGAGAGGGCAAGGGTATGGTAAGAAGTTGTTAGACATTGCCAAAAAGATTACAGTAGAAAAAAACTATCGTACATTGATTTTAGAGACACAATCATCAAATATAAATGCAGTTGACTTCTACCTGCATGCAGGTTTTACCTTAATCGGTTTTGACAGTTGTTGTTATACGAACACTGATTTAGAGCGAAAGGAAATTCGTCTTAATATGGGATGGTTTCCTATAAAGACAAAGTAA
- a CDS encoding DEAD/DEAH box helicase produces MELSNSIQNALNEMGYHSLLPIQEKVIPMIQDGKSLFVLAKTGSGKTASYLIPAIEQVQETDDFTSVLIIAPTRELVIQISLEAKLLASYTKVHIVTLIGGIDSDRQLNALRHRPHIIIGTPGRLLDLYTQGAFDLSKLSLFVIDEVDQVYSTGQSEEVKQLRKEIHGVQTICLSATKNDTIQTYFDTPFEKVLQGSVAVNEKIRSYYLETEDKKTSLLSLLKSLPITSAIVFVNHRSTAIELSDLLLRNHILSSAFSGYFDERKRIAIMSDFRKGDIRVLVATDAAARGLDIHELSHVIHYDIPIDTETFIHRSGRTAHQGDEGISISLLTSEEMKSEVGMYIRMHSQAYTPQDTHTVDLSVPYQKKATPSTQVTHILIRAGRNDKIRPKDIIGALCTIFPFDEIGTLEIQDRFSTVTILSKEDDILSRFEDFTVKGKPRKVELLNQ; encoded by the coding sequence ATGGAACTATCAAATTCTATACAAAATGCCCTCAATGAAATGGGCTATCATTCCTTATTACCAATTCAGGAAAAAGTTATTCCAATGATTCAAGATGGAAAAAGCTTATTTGTGCTAGCCAAAACAGGTAGCGGGAAAACTGCATCCTATTTAATCCCTGCTATCGAGCAAGTCCAAGAGACCGACGATTTTACTTCTGTTTTAATTATTGCTCCAACAAGAGAACTCGTAATTCAAATCTCATTAGAGGCAAAGCTACTAGCTTCCTATACTAAGGTGCATATCGTAACGCTGATTGGTGGTATAGATTCAGATAGACAGCTTAACGCACTACGTCATCGTCCTCACATTATTATTGGAACTCCTGGTAGATTATTAGATTTATATACACAGGGTGCCTTTGATCTTTCAAAGCTATCACTGTTCGTAATCGATGAAGTTGATCAGGTTTATTCGACTGGTCAATCGGAAGAGGTAAAGCAATTACGAAAAGAAATTCATGGTGTTCAAACAATTTGTTTATCTGCCACAAAAAACGATACGATTCAAACTTACTTTGATACTCCATTTGAAAAAGTACTACAAGGAAGTGTAGCAGTTAATGAAAAGATTCGTTCTTACTATCTTGAAACAGAAGATAAGAAGACATCATTACTATCCCTTCTAAAATCCCTTCCTATCACATCAGCGATTGTATTTGTAAACCATCGCAGTACCGCAATTGAACTTTCAGATTTGTTATTGCGGAATCATATTCTCAGTTCTGCTTTTTCTGGTTATTTTGATGAGAGGAAGCGTATCGCAATCATGAGTGATTTCCGTAAAGGTGATATTCGTGTATTGGTTGCGACAGACGCAGCTGCTAGGGGACTAGATATCCATGAACTATCTCATGTGATTCATTATGATATTCCAATTGATACCGAAACATTTATTCACCGTTCTGGTCGTACTGCACATCAAGGTGATGAAGGTATCTCTATTTCACTTCTTACATCGGAAGAAATGAAGTCAGAAGTTGGTATGTATATTCGCATGCATAGTCAAGCATATACACCACAAGATACACACACTGTCGATTTATCGGTTCCATATCAAAAGAAAGCTACACCTTCCACACAGGTAACACACATCCTCATCCGTGCTGGAAGAAATGATAAGATACGGCCAAAAGATATTATCGGTGCACTTTGTACCATATTCCCATTTGATGAAATTGGTACGCTTGAAATTCAAGATCGCTTCTCGACAGTCACAATCCTTTCAAAAGAGGATGATATTTTATCTCGTTTCGAAGATTTTACAGTCAAAGGAAAGCCTAGAAAAGTCGAATTATTGAATCAGTAA
- the mnmE gene encoding tRNA uridine-5-carboxymethylaminomethyl(34) synthesis GTPase MnmE — MFQDTIAAIATADAMGAISVIRISGSDAIQIVTDLTGKDLSDAKGYTIHYATIKEGNESVDEVLVSLFRAPKSYTGEDVVEISCHGGVYITRKVLSLILGAGARMARRGEFTERAFLSGKMDLSQAEGINDLIWAKDEINAKSAIHSLKGSVAKLMRPLEEDLTQIISNIEVNIDYPEYDDVHQLTEEEILPKTEKWINDIHQIIVTAQQSAVIKEGINTVILGRPNVGKSSLLNALLEEDKAIVTDVAGTTRDLVEGTVRLSGITLNLIDTAGIRKSDDAIEQIGITKSLQALEKAQLVIVVLDGSEELTEEDQELLEKTKNYNRIVVYNKKDKDSVHAGISISAIQKDITELTNAIVEKYQSEYIAANSDTLNNERQIGYALQAEQAMREAVNALHAGMELDLVTIDLEKAWTALRQITGKAGKEDLLDEIFSRFCLGK; from the coding sequence ATGTTTCAGGATACTATAGCCGCAATTGCCACTGCTGATGCGATGGGAGCCATCTCCGTCATTCGTATCTCTGGTAGTGACGCAATTCAAATCGTTACCGACTTAACAGGCAAAGATCTTAGCGATGCCAAGGGATATACAATCCATTACGCAACCATCAAAGAAGGAAATGAATCTGTTGACGAAGTACTCGTCAGCCTTTTCCGTGCGCCAAAATCATATACTGGTGAAGATGTTGTAGAAATCTCTTGTCATGGTGGCGTCTATATCACAAGAAAAGTATTGTCCCTGATTCTTGGTGCAGGTGCACGTATGGCACGACGTGGAGAATTTACGGAACGTGCATTTCTTAGTGGAAAGATGGACTTGTCTCAAGCAGAAGGTATTAATGACTTAATTTGGGCAAAGGATGAAATTAACGCAAAGAGCGCAATTCATTCACTAAAAGGATCTGTCGCAAAATTAATGCGACCATTGGAAGAGGATTTAACACAAATCATTTCTAACATTGAAGTAAATATTGATTACCCTGAATATGATGATGTACATCAGTTAACCGAGGAAGAAATTCTACCAAAAACTGAGAAGTGGATTAATGATATTCATCAGATTATCGTAACCGCCCAACAATCCGCAGTGATTAAAGAAGGTATTAATACCGTTATCTTAGGTCGACCAAATGTTGGTAAGTCATCCTTGTTGAATGCGTTATTGGAAGAAGATAAGGCAATCGTTACAGATGTGGCTGGAACGACAAGAGACCTTGTGGAAGGAACTGTAAGACTAAGTGGAATCACATTAAACCTAATCGACACTGCAGGTATTCGTAAGAGTGATGATGCAATTGAGCAGATTGGGATTACCAAATCCTTACAAGCATTAGAAAAAGCACAGCTTGTCATTGTTGTACTAGATGGTTCAGAAGAATTAACCGAAGAAGATCAAGAACTATTAGAAAAGACAAAGAATTACAATCGTATCGTTGTATACAATAAGAAAGATAAGGATAGTGTGCATGCAGGTATTTCTATCAGTGCTATCCAAAAGGATATTACAGAACTCACAAATGCGATTGTAGAGAAATATCAAAGTGAGTATATCGCAGCCAATAGCGATACACTAAATAATGAAAGACAGATAGGTTATGCTTTGCAGGCAGAACAAGCAATGCGTGAAGCAGTAAATGCATTACATGCAGGTATGGAGCTTGACTTAGTAACAATCGATTTAGAAAAAGCGTGGACTGCATTACGACAGATTACTGGAAAGGCAGGCAAAGAAGATCTCTTAGATGAAATCTTCTCACGCTTCTGTTTAGGGAAATAA
- a CDS encoding TatD family hydrolase, translated as MSELHYVDTHCHLMGEEFQEDLEEVIARCKEKHVDKLMIITLSLEETKRAIAFAKRDPKNYKVAAGIFPEDTTKVDEKYWNEFCELAKDPMVTAIGEIGLEYHWVTDEADRAVQRAYFAKLIELAREVNKPILVHSRDAMQDTFDIMKKHHWKGLLHCFPGSKEMAKEFVKLGYYIALGGALTFKNARHSVDVVETIDLNYLLSETDAPYMAPVPVRGSRNEPSNIPYIVAKMAEIRNISTEEMAAQIDANWTRFLEEADGSHL; from the coding sequence ATGAGTGAATTACATTATGTAGATACCCATTGTCATTTGATGGGAGAAGAGTTTCAAGAAGATTTAGAAGAAGTTATCGCACGCTGTAAAGAAAAACACGTGGATAAATTAATGATTATTACACTATCACTAGAAGAAACAAAACGAGCAATTGCATTTGCAAAGCGTGACCCAAAAAACTATAAAGTTGCGGCTGGTATCTTTCCAGAAGATACGACAAAGGTAGACGAGAAATATTGGAATGAATTTTGTGAGTTAGCGAAAGACCCAATGGTAACTGCAATTGGTGAGATTGGACTAGAGTACCACTGGGTAACAGATGAAGCTGACCGCGCTGTACAGCGTGCGTACTTTGCAAAGTTAATTGAACTTGCACGAGAAGTTAACAAACCTATCTTAGTACATTCTAGAGATGCTATGCAGGATACCTTCGACATCATGAAGAAACATCATTGGAAGGGATTATTACATTGTTTCCCTGGTTCAAAAGAGATGGCAAAAGAATTCGTGAAGCTAGGCTATTACATTGCACTCGGTGGTGCATTAACATTCAAAAACGCAAGACATTCAGTAGATGTAGTAGAGACAATCGATTTAAACTACTTACTCAGTGAAACGGATGCACCATATATGGCACCAGTTCCAGTACGTGGTTCGCGTAATGAACCATCTAATATTCCATACATCGTTGCGAAGATGGCAGAAATCCGAAATATTTCTACTGAGGAGATGGCTGCACAAATCGATGCGAACTGGACAAGATTTCTGGAGGAAGCTGATGGATCGCATTTATGA